In Hyalangium minutum, the sequence GCCGCGGGAGAGACGGCGCTGATGTTCCTCCGCTGCCCGGATCCGAAGGCGGTGGAGCGGTGCGTGCTGGTAGGGCAGGGCGCCGGGAAGCACACGGTGACGGAGGGCGCCCAGGGGCGGCGGGAGGTGGAGCTCACCGCGCGGGTGAAGGGCGGCCCGGTCCGGCGGTCCTTGGATGAAGTCGTGGACGAGATCCGGCGGGCGACTCTGCCCCCGGCGCAGCAGGAGAGGGGCAAGCGATGAACCGCAAGCTGCAACGGATGGCAGTGCTCGCGATGATGGCCTGGAGTGCCACGGCCTCCGCGCAGCAGTACGAGTATCTCGGCTTCAAGATGCTCAACAACCGGGACTACCCGTTCGCCTATTACCTGGACTCGCGCGCCAGCAACCCGGCGGGCATTGCCCTCTCGCAGGTGGAGGCCGCCACCACCGCGGCCTTCCAGACCTGGGAGAACGTGGCCTGTGCGTACCCGGATTTCCAATACAAGGGCTACAGCAGCACGGCCGCGATCCCGGATGTGCGCAGCACCACGGACGCGTTCAACGTCAGCACCATCTGGATCACCAGCTCGGCCGACCCCTACTACAACACGGCGCTCGCGGGCGGGAACTCGCCTTCCGGCTCTGTCCCGCTCACCTACGCGGGCTACCTCTACCAGTGTGACATCTTCATCAACGCGGTGACCTTCCGGTGGACGACGCTGGCCGGCACGGATCCACGCGACAACTTCCGCGATCTGCAGACGGCGCTGACACATGAGGTGGGCCACTGCATGGGGCTCGGGGATGCGTACGCGCCCAACTCGGCGGTGATGTACCCGGAGTTCCCGGCGGGCCAGACCAAGCGCGTGCTCGATGCCCAGGACGTGACGCAGGTCTGCAGCTACCTGCCGGAGGACGGAGCGGTGGGCTCGCCGTGCTCGGACAGCGATCCGTGTACCAACGGCCTCGCCTGCATCCCCTACAACAGCGGCAACGTGTCCTATAAGTACTGCTCCAAGGGCTGCACCGGCAACGATCCAGCCGAGTGCCCCAGCCCGTTCGTGTGCCAGACGTCCTCGGCCGTCGCTGGCTCCACGAAGGCCTGCCTCGCCGTCCCCAACCAGGCGGTGACGCAGGTGGGCAAGGAGTGCGGCACCAACGCGCAGTGTGGCTCGGCCGTGGCCATCTGCAAGACGCCCGAGCAACTGCCCTCTGGGGGGACCGCCTGGGTGGATGGCTACTGCCAGCAGGGGTGCAACGCGGGCTCCTCGGCCAGCACCTGCCCGGCGGGCTCGGTGTGCGTCAACACGAGCGCGGGCACGGATGATAGCTGCCTCAAGCGGTGCCGGCCCGGCACGGGCGACTGCCGCGCGGGCTACACCTGCTCGCCACTGGCCGAGGGAGATGCCTGCGTCCCCAACTGCTACAACGACTTGGACTGCAATGGCGGCACGACGGCCACCAACTATATCTGCCGCACGTGCGATCACGTCTGCATCGAGAACAAGCAGACGGGGCGCTCCGTGGGAGACGGGTGCCAGCGCAGCGAGGAGTGCGGCCCGGGGCAGATCTGCCTCTTCATCAACAACCACCCGGAGGGCATCTGCTCGCAGCCGTGCTCCACCGCGGCGTGTGGCTGCCCCGGGGGCTCCACGTGCAAGCAGGTGGGACCGGACCTCATGTGCATGAGGGACTGCGCCGCGGGCACCTGCGCCAGCCCGGCGCAGTGCAACCCCGTGGGCTCCACGTACTCGTGCACGGCCCGGTGCCGCACGCGCAATGACTGCCCCACGGGCTTCGAGTGCTATCCGGAGGGCTGCATCGATCCCACGAAGGTCCCGGATGCGGGCTGCACGCTCTGCGGCACCGATGCCGGAACGAACCCGCCTCCGCCTCCGCCTCCGGATGGTGGCACGGGAGGGGGAGATGGAGGCCCCGGCGGGTGTGGCTGCGGCCAGGCCCCCACGTCGGCGATGCTGCTGTCGGCG encodes:
- a CDS encoding adhesin, whose protein sequence is MNRKLQRMAVLAMMAWSATASAQQYEYLGFKMLNNRDYPFAYYLDSRASNPAGIALSQVEAATTAAFQTWENVACAYPDFQYKGYSSTAAIPDVRSTTDAFNVSTIWITSSADPYYNTALAGGNSPSGSVPLTYAGYLYQCDIFINAVTFRWTTLAGTDPRDNFRDLQTALTHEVGHCMGLGDAYAPNSAVMYPEFPAGQTKRVLDAQDVTQVCSYLPEDGAVGSPCSDSDPCTNGLACIPYNSGNVSYKYCSKGCTGNDPAECPSPFVCQTSSAVAGSTKACLAVPNQAVTQVGKECGTNAQCGSAVAICKTPEQLPSGGTAWVDGYCQQGCNAGSSASTCPAGSVCVNTSAGTDDSCLKRCRPGTGDCRAGYTCSPLAEGDACVPNCYNDLDCNGGTTATNYICRTCDHVCIENKQTGRSVGDGCQRSEECGPGQICLFINNHPEGICSQPCSTAACGCPGGSTCKQVGPDLMCMRDCAAGTCASPAQCNPVGSTYSCTARCRTRNDCPTGFECYPEGCIDPTKVPDAGCTLCGTDAGTNPPPPPPPDGGTGGGDGGPGGCGCGQAPTSAMLLSALALLLVAGGRRSWPRR